From the genome of Parazoarcus communis, one region includes:
- the grxC gene encoding glutaredoxin 3, which yields MQPEVRIYTSSYCPFCARAEQLLLARGVTDMIRFNVDGDPAKRAEMMQITGRRTVPQIFIGDYHVGGCDDLYALDQAGSLVSMLDGSTS from the coding sequence ATGCAGCCCGAAGTCCGCATCTATACAAGCAGCTATTGCCCCTTCTGCGCCCGCGCCGAACAGTTGCTGCTCGCACGCGGCGTGACCGACATGATCAGGTTCAACGTGGATGGCGACCCTGCCAAACGTGCCGAGATGATGCAGATCACCGGGCGACGCACGGTTCCGCAAATCTTCATTGGCGACTACCATGTCGGCGGCTGTGACGATCTCTACGCGCTGGATCAGGCGGGATCGCTGGTATCCATGCTCGATGGCAGCACAAGCTGA
- a CDS encoding c-type cytochrome produces MIKRSLLLSLLLVAGSLQAQDQAPDLAKAKQTAETICAGCHMADGNSQLPANPKLAGQHSEYLFKQLQEFKSWDGKPPARENAVMGAMVAGLDVADMKALAEYFSSQTLQPEAAKNLDTLNAGQHIWRAGIASKGVPACAACHGPAGAGLPAQYPALAGQFADYTEAQLKNFRDGARANDPNSMMRMIALKMTDKEMKAVADYAAGLR; encoded by the coding sequence ATGATCAAGCGTTCCCTGCTGCTCTCGCTGCTGCTGGTCGCAGGCAGCCTCCAAGCTCAGGATCAGGCACCCGACCTGGCCAAGGCAAAACAGACCGCTGAGACGATCTGTGCAGGCTGTCACATGGCGGACGGCAACAGCCAGCTTCCGGCAAACCCGAAGCTCGCTGGCCAGCACTCCGAGTACCTGTTCAAGCAACTGCAAGAATTCAAGAGCTGGGACGGAAAGCCGCCTGCGCGTGAAAACGCAGTGATGGGCGCCATGGTCGCCGGTCTCGACGTGGCCGACATGAAAGCACTGGCGGAGTACTTCTCCTCACAGACGCTGCAGCCTGAAGCCGCCAAGAACCTCGACACCCTCAACGCCGGTCAGCACATCTGGCGCGCAGGCATTGCATCCAAGGGCGTTCCCGCCTGTGCAGCCTGTCATGGCCCTGCCGGTGCCGGCCTGCCTGCCCAGTACCCTGCGCTCGCGGGTCAGTTTGCCGACTACACCGAAGCCCAGCTGAAGAACTTCCGTGACGGCGCCCGTGCAAACGACCCGAACTCGATGATGCGCATGATCGCGTTGAAGATGACCGACAAGGAAATGAAGGCTGTGGCCGACTACGCAGCCGGCCTGCGCTAA
- a CDS encoding pyrimidine 5'-nucleotidase, which translates to MTSAPVWLFDLDNTLHNASPHIFPHINRSMTAYLERHLALSADEANALRTRYWHQYGATLLGLMRHHATDPHHFLSETHSFDRLHKMMVFDRALKGMLKKLPGRKIVFSNAPRRYAENVLGIMGIRNIFDDVVAIESLNMQPKPGMAAYRQIIRRYRLDPRRCIMVEDTAANLRTARQLGMRTVLVGGGSRHPAYVDVKIRSILKLRRAAGSLLG; encoded by the coding sequence ATGACCTCCGCCCCAGTCTGGCTGTTCGACCTCGACAACACGCTGCACAACGCCAGCCCGCACATCTTCCCGCACATCAACCGCAGCATGACGGCCTATCTCGAGCGCCACCTCGCGCTGAGTGCGGACGAGGCCAACGCACTGCGAACCCGTTACTGGCATCAGTACGGTGCAACGCTGCTCGGGCTCATGCGCCATCACGCGACCGACCCTCACCACTTCCTGAGCGAGACCCACAGCTTCGATCGCCTGCACAAAATGATGGTGTTCGACCGCGCCCTGAAAGGCATGCTGAAGAAACTGCCGGGGCGGAAAATCGTGTTCTCGAACGCCCCGCGCAGATATGCCGAGAACGTGCTCGGCATCATGGGCATCCGCAACATATTCGACGACGTGGTCGCCATCGAATCGCTGAACATGCAGCCCAAGCCCGGAATGGCTGCGTACCGGCAGATCATCCGCCGTTACCGCCTCGACCCCCGTCGCTGCATCATGGTCGAAGACACCGCGGCCAATCTGCGTACCGCGCGCCAGCTGGGCATGCGCACGGTCCTCGTGGGTGGCGGCAGCCGTCACCCCGCCTATGTTGACGTGAAGATCCGTTCCATCCTCAAACTGAGGCGCGCTGCGGGCAGCCTGCTCGGCTGA
- the yihA gene encoding ribosome biogenesis GTP-binding protein YihA/YsxC, whose amino-acid sequence MPIFRNAQFEISIAKPSGLPPPNGSEIAFAGRSNAGKSSAINTLAGHVRLAYVSKTPGRTQLLNFFRLNCGACLVDLPGYGYAAVPEKIRREWGGLIETYLKERENLIGLVLMMDSRRPMTELDRQMIGWFAPSGRPIHVLLTKSDKLSRGPANATLIAVRKELAAYGPQVTAQLFSSLKKTGVEECERIVTGWLGMNELAPDAALPADETAGTKTKTPG is encoded by the coding sequence ATGCCCATCTTCCGCAACGCACAATTCGAAATTTCGATCGCCAAGCCCTCGGGGCTTCCACCGCCCAACGGTTCGGAGATCGCTTTTGCCGGCCGCTCCAACGCTGGCAAATCGAGTGCGATCAACACGCTCGCGGGTCATGTTCGTCTGGCCTACGTCTCCAAGACGCCCGGGCGGACGCAGCTGCTCAACTTTTTCCGTCTCAATTGCGGCGCCTGTCTGGTCGACCTGCCGGGCTATGGTTATGCCGCAGTTCCCGAGAAGATCCGCCGCGAGTGGGGCGGGCTGATCGAGACGTATCTGAAAGAGCGCGAGAATCTGATCGGACTGGTACTGATGATGGATTCGCGTCGTCCGATGACCGAGCTCGACCGCCAGATGATCGGCTGGTTCGCGCCGTCGGGCAGGCCGATTCATGTGTTGCTGACCAAGAGCGACAAGCTCTCGCGCGGTCCGGCCAATGCGACCCTGATCGCGGTGCGCAAGGAGCTCGCGGCCTATGGCCCGCAAGTGACCGCGCAGCTGTTCTCCAGTCTGAAGAAAACCGGTGTCGAGGAGTGCGAACGCATCGTCACCGGCTGGCTCGGGATGAACGAGCTGGCGCCGGACGCTGCGCTGCCCGCAGATGAAACGGCGGGTACAAAAACAAAAACCCCCGGCTAA
- the bioB gene encoding biotin synthase BioB — translation MTSTSTIQFARKPAPALPSDARWSVADVQSLFDMPFMDLMYRAQQVHREHFTAGQVQRSTLLSIKTGGCSEDCGYCSQSARYDTGLERERLMPVEEVLEHARAAKAKGSSRFCMGAAWRGPKDKDLVPVLEMVREVKKLGLETCVTLGMLGEGQAAQLAEAGLDYYNHNVDTAPEFYAEVITTHTLQDRLDTLDKVRGAGINVCSGGIIGLGETQTGRAGLIAQLANMNPPPESVPINNLVQIPGTPLADGSKLDPFEFVRTVAAARITMPTSFVRLSAGRQEMNDELQALCFMAGANSIFYGERLLTTDNPGADHDEQLFVRLGLQAI, via the coding sequence ATGACAAGTACATCGACCATCCAGTTCGCCCGCAAGCCTGCTCCAGCCCTGCCCTCTGACGCGAGATGGAGCGTTGCCGACGTGCAGTCGCTGTTCGACATGCCGTTCATGGACCTCATGTACCGTGCGCAACAGGTCCACCGCGAACACTTTACCGCGGGACAGGTTCAGCGTTCCACCCTGCTGTCGATCAAGACCGGCGGCTGCTCCGAAGACTGTGGATACTGTTCGCAGTCCGCCCGCTACGACACCGGTCTCGAACGCGAACGCCTGATGCCGGTCGAGGAGGTGCTCGAACATGCCCGCGCGGCAAAAGCCAAGGGCTCCTCGCGTTTCTGCATGGGCGCAGCCTGGCGCGGCCCCAAGGACAAGGATCTTGTCCCGGTGCTGGAAATGGTGCGCGAGGTGAAAAAGCTCGGGCTCGAAACCTGCGTCACCCTGGGCATGCTCGGCGAGGGCCAGGCAGCGCAACTCGCGGAGGCCGGGCTCGACTACTACAACCACAACGTGGACACCGCACCCGAGTTCTACGCCGAGGTCATCACCACCCACACGCTTCAGGACCGGCTCGACACCCTCGACAAGGTACGCGGCGCGGGCATCAATGTTTGCTCCGGCGGCATCATCGGCCTCGGAGAGACACAGACCGGTCGCGCAGGACTGATTGCCCAGCTGGCAAACATGAATCCGCCGCCGGAGTCGGTCCCCATCAACAATCTCGTGCAGATTCCGGGCACCCCGCTGGCCGATGGCAGCAAGCTCGACCCCTTCGAGTTCGTCCGCACTGTCGCCGCCGCACGCATTACCATGCCCACCAGCTTCGTGCGCCTGTCTGCTGGCCGCCAGGAAATGAACGACGAGCTTCAGGCCCTGTGCTTCATGGCTGGAGCCAACTCGATCTTCTATGGCGAACGCCTGCTGACCACCGACAACCCCGGCGCCGATCACGACGAACAGCTCTTCGTTCGCCTCGGTCTGCAGGCGATCTGA
- a CDS encoding NAD(P)H-dependent glycerol-3-phosphate dehydrogenase: MQISVFGAGAWGTALAQAFADTHQVTLWARDAAHIEALRTERENRRYLPGLPLHPELQLTSDFDAAARSADLHLVVTPLSGLRSTTRALHRLKPDTPLIWACKGLEAGSARLPHEIVFEELGADAPCGVLTGPSFAAEVARGLPAAVTIASADPEFASHWVNSLHQPLLRLYANTDVIGCEIGGAIKNVMAIASGVSDGMGFGLNARAALITRGLAEIARLAEALGGKPETLMGLAGMGDLILTCTGDLSRNRRVGLALAEGKTLDDILRDLGHVAEGVSTAREVTAMAERVGVDMPICSAVNALLHEGHVAREVVEQLLARDPKHE, encoded by the coding sequence ATGCAAATTTCGGTATTCGGCGCCGGAGCCTGGGGAACGGCACTCGCGCAAGCCTTTGCAGACACCCATCAGGTCACCCTGTGGGCGCGCGACGCTGCCCATATCGAAGCCCTGCGGACGGAGCGCGAAAACCGCCGCTATCTGCCCGGACTTCCGCTTCATCCGGAATTGCAGTTGACGAGCGATTTCGACGCGGCGGCACGCAGTGCGGACCTGCACCTGGTCGTCACCCCGTTGTCAGGCCTGCGCAGCACCACGCGCGCCCTGCACCGCCTCAAGCCCGACACGCCGCTGATCTGGGCATGCAAGGGGCTGGAAGCGGGCAGCGCCAGGCTCCCGCACGAAATCGTATTCGAAGAGCTCGGGGCCGATGCGCCCTGCGGCGTACTGACCGGCCCAAGCTTCGCCGCCGAGGTTGCACGCGGACTGCCTGCAGCAGTCACCATCGCCTCTGCCGACCCGGAATTTGCCAGCCACTGGGTGAATAGCCTTCATCAACCCCTGCTGCGCCTTTACGCCAACACCGACGTCATTGGCTGCGAGATCGGCGGCGCCATCAAGAACGTTATGGCCATTGCGTCCGGTGTATCCGACGGCATGGGTTTCGGCCTGAATGCACGGGCAGCCCTGATTACCCGCGGCCTCGCAGAGATCGCACGCCTCGCCGAAGCGCTTGGTGGCAAACCGGAAACCCTGATGGGGCTTGCCGGCATGGGTGACCTCATTCTCACATGTACCGGCGACCTCTCACGCAATCGCCGGGTTGGCCTTGCGCTGGCCGAAGGAAAGACGCTGGATGACATTCTGCGCGATCTGGGCCACGTCGCAGAAGGGGTGTCCACCGCGCGCGAAGTGACGGCCATGGCAGAACGCGTCGGCGTTGACATGCCCATCTGCTCGGCCGTAAACGCCCTCCTGCACGAGGGCCATGTGGCGCGCGAAGTGGTCGAACAACTCCTCGCCCGCGATCCAAAGCACGAATAG
- the glp gene encoding gephyrin-like molybdotransferase Glp, translating into MTQPSPPETTPRNFLSADEARATILDAVSTIVGWERVAVRSALGRVLALDVIAPCNVPAHDNSAMDGYAVRAIDLAASGDTALTVVGTAYAGRPFSGIVGAGQAIRIMTGAAIPEGADTIVVQEVTRREDNQVFIPAGQRRGQNLRRAGEDLALGSAALSAGRRCGPAELGLIASLGIAEITVCRRLRVAFFSTGDEIASIGRPLAPGEVYDSNRYTLFGALSRLGCDLIDMGVIADNPAALEAAFSEASQAADVIITSGGVSVGEADFIRDMMMRMGEVSFWKLAIKPGRPMAFGRIGNAMLFGLPGNPVAVLVTFYQFVQDALLKLMGVNPLPPAGLFEASCSDTIRKQPGRCEYIRGRLSRANGQISVAQAGAQGSGILRSMSEADCFIVLPEDCAGVQPGDRVLVQPFDGLV; encoded by the coding sequence ATGACTCAGCCAAGCCCTCCCGAAACGACGCCCCGCAACTTCCTGAGCGCCGACGAAGCAAGAGCAACCATCCTTGATGCAGTGAGCACGATCGTTGGCTGGGAGCGCGTTGCCGTGCGCTCAGCGCTCGGCCGTGTGCTCGCCCTCGATGTCATTGCCCCGTGCAACGTCCCTGCACACGATAATTCCGCCATGGACGGCTACGCCGTGCGGGCGATCGACCTTGCCGCCAGTGGCGACACGGCGCTCACCGTGGTTGGCACGGCCTACGCCGGGCGCCCCTTCTCCGGCATCGTCGGCGCCGGCCAGGCGATCAGAATCATGACCGGCGCCGCCATTCCCGAAGGTGCAGACACCATCGTGGTGCAGGAAGTCACGCGCCGCGAAGACAACCAGGTCTTCATTCCCGCAGGCCAGCGACGTGGTCAGAACCTGCGCCGTGCCGGCGAGGACCTCGCCCTGGGCAGCGCAGCCCTGAGCGCCGGAAGGCGTTGCGGACCGGCCGAGCTTGGCCTGATTGCCTCGCTTGGCATCGCCGAAATCACCGTCTGCCGGCGCCTGCGCGTGGCGTTCTTTTCCACCGGTGACGAGATCGCATCCATCGGCCGTCCGCTTGCACCCGGCGAAGTGTACGACAGCAATCGCTACACCTTGTTCGGTGCCCTCAGCCGCCTCGGCTGCGACCTCATCGACATGGGCGTGATCGCGGATAACCCGGCCGCGCTCGAAGCCGCCTTCAGCGAAGCCTCGCAGGCCGCCGACGTCATCATCACCAGCGGCGGCGTATCGGTTGGCGAAGCGGACTTCATCCGCGACATGATGATGCGCATGGGCGAGGTTTCGTTCTGGAAACTCGCCATCAAGCCCGGCCGCCCGATGGCCTTCGGGCGCATCGGCAATGCAATGCTGTTCGGCCTGCCGGGCAACCCGGTAGCGGTGCTTGTGACCTTCTATCAGTTCGTGCAGGACGCCCTGCTCAAGCTGATGGGGGTCAATCCGCTGCCGCCGGCCGGCCTGTTCGAGGCAAGCTGCAGCGACACCATCCGCAAGCAGCCCGGACGCTGCGAGTACATCCGCGGCCGACTGTCGCGGGCCAACGGCCAGATCAGCGTGGCACAGGCAGGCGCGCAAGGCTCGGGCATCCTGCGCTCGATGTCCGAAGCAGACTGCTTCATTGTCCTGCCCGAGGACTGCGCAGGCGTGCAGCCCGGTGACCGGGTGCTGGTCC
- a CDS encoding SH3 domain-containing protein — MRSRPLKLALALALTLASSASLAIEFRSVAAPSILYDTPSDKGRKLAIILAGTPVEMVVSLDKWVKVRDPAGGLSWIDRRALADKRTVIVNVAQTSVRQQANDTAPAAFITVRDAVLELTEAPVAGWIKVRHADGASGYLRVNEVWGL; from the coding sequence ATGCGCTCCCGCCCCCTCAAACTCGCGCTCGCCCTTGCCCTGACGCTGGCGAGTTCCGCCAGCCTCGCCATCGAGTTCCGTTCGGTCGCAGCACCGTCGATTCTGTACGACACGCCGTCGGACAAGGGCAGGAAACTCGCGATCATTCTTGCCGGCACGCCGGTCGAAATGGTCGTGTCGCTCGACAAGTGGGTCAAGGTGCGCGATCCGGCGGGCGGTCTGTCGTGGATAGATCGCCGCGCGCTTGCCGACAAACGGACCGTCATCGTGAACGTGGCGCAGACATCCGTTCGTCAGCAAGCCAATGACACAGCCCCCGCGGCCTTCATCACCGTCAGGGATGCAGTCCTTGAACTCACCGAAGCCCCTGTCGCCGGCTGGATCAAGGTGCGCCATGCGGACGGCGCCAGCGGATACCTCCGTGTAAACGAAGTCTGGGGGCTTTGA
- a CDS encoding ferritin-like domain-containing protein produces the protein MTQNVHEAALAAMMLDDPGAKCAATMQLRSDWCVGALEPVPGADDPHAVTVPGRPRRPQLVPPQQLSARRVGTREGHAAMLHAIAHIEFNAINLALDCVHRFRSMPRSFHDEWLMVAAEEAYHFGLVQARLTALGYDYGDFPAHNGLWEMACRTADDVLSRMALVPRVLEARGLDATPPIADKLRSIGDRESVAVLDIILRDEVGHVAIGDRWFRRCCEDRGLDAEACYLDLIARFDAPWPQPPLHREARLAAGFSAAELDRLARGRH, from the coding sequence ATGACCCAGAATGTTCACGAAGCCGCCCTGGCGGCGATGATGCTCGACGATCCCGGCGCCAAGTGCGCGGCCACGATGCAGCTGCGTTCGGACTGGTGCGTCGGTGCGCTCGAGCCCGTGCCGGGCGCGGACGACCCGCACGCAGTGACAGTGCCGGGGCGTCCGCGACGTCCGCAGCTCGTGCCGCCGCAGCAGCTCTCTGCGCGCCGGGTGGGGACGCGGGAAGGGCATGCGGCGATGCTGCACGCGATTGCGCACATCGAATTCAATGCCATCAATCTCGCGCTCGATTGCGTTCATCGTTTTCGCAGCATGCCGCGCAGCTTTCACGACGAATGGCTGATGGTGGCGGCAGAGGAGGCTTATCACTTCGGTCTGGTGCAGGCGCGCCTGACTGCGCTTGGCTATGACTACGGAGACTTCCCTGCGCACAACGGGCTGTGGGAGATGGCCTGTCGTACGGCGGACGACGTGCTGTCGCGCATGGCACTGGTGCCGCGTGTGCTCGAGGCGCGCGGGCTCGATGCCACGCCGCCGATTGCGGACAAGTTGCGCAGTATCGGTGACCGGGAGAGCGTTGCGGTGCTCGACATCATCCTGCGTGACGAAGTGGGGCATGTGGCGATTGGCGACCGCTGGTTCCGCAGGTGCTGCGAGGACCGGGGGCTGGATGCCGAGGCGTGCTATCTCGATCTGATTGCCCGCTTCGACGCACCCTGGCCGCAGCCGCCCTTGCACCGGGAGGCGCGTTTGGCGGCTGGATTCAGTGCCGCCGAACTGGATCGCCTGGCGCGCGGCCGGCACTGA
- the hemB gene encoding porphobilinogen synthase, whose translation MQANPNFPSTRMRRMRRDDFSRRLMRENVLTANDLIYPVFVLEGEAAVEPVSSMPGVSRVSLDGLLRLAEEAQNLGVPALALFPVVGADKKSEGAEEAWNPDGLVPRVVQALKANFPDLGVITDVALDPYTSHGQDGLIDPADPRGYVLNDETLEALAKQALCHAQAGADVVAPSDMMDGRVARIRAKLDEDQRIYTRILAYSAKYASSFYGPFRDAVGSAGNLGKGNKYTYQMDPANSDEAIREVALDIAEGADMYMVKPGMPYLDIVRRVKTELQVPTYVYQVSGEYAMLKAAAANGWLDEKACAMEALVAFKRAGADGILTYFALDAARWLRAGD comes from the coding sequence ATGCAAGCCAATCCGAACTTTCCATCCACCCGCATGCGGCGCATGCGGCGTGACGACTTCTCGCGTCGTCTGATGCGCGAGAATGTGCTGACAGCAAACGACCTCATTTATCCGGTGTTTGTCCTCGAGGGCGAAGCTGCGGTAGAACCGGTATCGTCGATGCCCGGTGTTTCGCGGGTGTCGCTCGACGGTCTGCTGCGACTGGCCGAAGAGGCACAGAACCTGGGCGTGCCGGCGCTCGCACTTTTCCCGGTGGTTGGCGCCGACAAGAAGAGCGAGGGTGCGGAAGAAGCCTGGAACCCGGACGGCTTGGTGCCGCGGGTAGTGCAGGCGCTGAAGGCGAACTTCCCGGATCTCGGCGTGATCACCGACGTCGCGCTCGACCCCTACACCAGCCACGGCCAGGACGGACTGATCGATCCCGCGGATCCGCGGGGCTATGTCCTCAACGACGAGACGCTCGAAGCGCTCGCCAAACAGGCGCTGTGCCATGCCCAGGCCGGGGCCGACGTCGTTGCACCATCCGACATGATGGATGGCCGGGTAGCGCGCATTCGGGCAAAGCTCGATGAAGATCAGCGCATCTACACCCGTATCCTTGCCTATTCGGCTAAGTACGCATCCAGTTTCTACGGTCCTTTCCGGGACGCAGTGGGCTCGGCCGGCAATCTCGGCAAGGGCAACAAGTACACGTACCAGATGGATCCCGCGAACAGCGATGAGGCCATCCGCGAGGTTGCCCTCGATATCGCCGAGGGTGCGGACATGTACATGGTCAAGCCAGGCATGCCTTATCTCGATATCGTGCGTCGGGTGAAGACCGAACTGCAGGTGCCGACCTACGTCTATCAGGTGAGCGGCGAATACGCCATGCTCAAGGCCGCTGCGGCCAACGGCTGGCTGGATGAGAAGGCGTGTGCAATGGAGGCGCTGGTGGCCTTCAAGCGCGCGGGTGCCGACGGCATCCTGACCTACTTCGCGCTCGACGCTGCACGCTGGCTGCGCGCCGGCGACTGA
- a CDS encoding ComF family protein, whose translation MSNTHRSLQQLLNHVLDVVMPQDCYLCGARSDGQPVCPECHAGLPFHRAASCPVCALPTTEGEVCGHCLRTPPAFDATRVAFDYVFPLDVLVQALKYRHKLALAGYFADALGLPREVDLIVPMPLHPMRLSERGFNQAVEIARPLAGATGLPMALAGLARVRNTPAQASLGRAERAANMRGAFECSLRLDGKAVVVVDDVMTTGASLDEVARCLKACGAVRVENLVVARTPAPL comes from the coding sequence TTGTCAAATACCCATCGAAGTCTGCAGCAACTTCTCAACCATGTGCTCGATGTGGTGATGCCGCAGGATTGTTACCTGTGCGGTGCGCGTTCGGACGGGCAGCCCGTGTGCCCCGAGTGCCATGCGGGGCTGCCGTTTCATCGCGCGGCGTCGTGTCCGGTGTGTGCGCTGCCGACGACGGAGGGCGAGGTGTGCGGTCATTGCCTGCGCACGCCTCCCGCGTTCGACGCCACGCGTGTGGCCTTCGACTATGTGTTTCCCCTCGATGTGCTGGTGCAGGCGCTGAAGTACCGGCACAAGCTCGCGCTGGCGGGCTACTTTGCCGACGCACTCGGGCTGCCCCGGGAGGTTGATCTGATCGTGCCGATGCCACTGCATCCCATGCGTCTTTCCGAGCGCGGCTTCAATCAGGCGGTAGAGATCGCGCGCCCGCTGGCAGGCGCCACAGGGTTGCCGATGGCTCTCGCCGGTCTGGCGCGAGTGCGCAACACGCCGGCTCAGGCGAGTCTCGGCCGTGCCGAAAGGGCCGCCAACATGCGGGGGGCCTTCGAGTGCTCCCTGCGCCTCGACGGGAAGGCCGTGGTGGTGGTCGATGACGTCATGACCACCGGCGCATCGCTGGATGAGGTCGCGAGATGCCTCAAGGCCTGTGGCGCGGTACGGGTCGAAAACCTGGTGGTCGCCCGCACACCGGCACCGCTCTGA
- a CDS encoding tRNA (cytidine(34)-2'-O)-methyltransferase: MFDIVLFEPEIPPNTGNIIRLAANTGARLHLVEPLGFDLSDKQLARAGLDYHDLAHVTVHPDWDSCTATFAGRRIFALSTRGTVRHDHIGYAPGDVLVFGPESRGLPEQVLHSVPAGQRLRIPMRPANRSINLSNAVAVVVYEGWRQLGFEGAV, from the coding sequence ATGTTCGACATCGTCCTGTTCGAGCCCGAGATCCCTCCGAATACGGGCAATATCATCCGCCTCGCCGCAAACACGGGCGCCAGGTTGCATCTGGTCGAGCCGCTGGGCTTCGATCTGAGCGACAAGCAGCTTGCGCGTGCGGGGCTGGATTACCACGATCTCGCGCATGTCACGGTTCATCCGGACTGGGATTCATGCACGGCGACCTTTGCCGGGCGGCGGATCTTTGCGCTGAGCACACGCGGAACGGTGCGGCACGATCACATCGGGTATGCGCCGGGAGATGTGCTTGTGTTCGGGCCGGAAAGTCGCGGCCTGCCCGAGCAGGTGCTGCATTCCGTGCCGGCGGGGCAGCGCTTGCGAATTCCGATGCGTCCGGCAAACCGGAGCATCAACCTGTCGAACGCGGTGGCGGTGGTGGTCTACGAAGGGTGGCGCCAGCTCGGCTTCGAGGGCGCAGTCTGA
- a CDS encoding methyltransferase domain-containing protein, which produces MAQDQDFQLDRRLLRQRFDRAAARYDSADVLAREISRRMDERLDYIRISPKRIVDLGCGTGSDLLRLAERFPEAALIGLDFSLPMLEQCRRRTTPQSGTARRLLGRLIGSSPHGTPVVAADANALPLPRASVSLAWSNLMLPGLHDPLPALQEAHRVLEVGGLLMFSSLGPDTLRELREALPDQAGERVHRFIDMHDIGDVLVKAGFSDPVMDMEMLTLTYNDVDGLLSDLRASGGNNAASSRPRGLSGRDGWAAARAHYEKLRTEGRLPATFEVIQGHAWKAPAKNTEDGRAVIQFRPRQTDSSSS; this is translated from the coding sequence GTGGCGCAGGATCAAGACTTCCAGCTCGACCGTAGACTGCTCAGGCAGCGCTTCGACCGCGCGGCTGCACGCTATGACAGCGCCGACGTTCTCGCACGCGAGATTTCCCGACGCATGGACGAGCGCCTCGACTACATCCGGATCTCGCCCAAGCGCATCGTCGACCTTGGCTGCGGGACCGGCAGCGACCTGCTGAGACTTGCTGAGCGATTCCCCGAAGCCGCGCTCATCGGGCTCGACTTCTCGCTCCCGATGCTTGAGCAATGCCGCCGCCGCACCACGCCGCAAAGCGGCACGGCGCGGCGCCTGCTGGGGCGCCTGATCGGCTCTTCACCGCATGGCACACCGGTGGTCGCGGCAGACGCGAACGCCCTTCCACTGCCGCGTGCGAGCGTCTCGCTGGCGTGGTCCAACCTGATGCTGCCGGGGCTGCACGACCCCCTGCCTGCGCTGCAGGAAGCGCACCGGGTGCTTGAAGTGGGTGGCCTGCTGATGTTCTCCAGTCTCGGCCCCGACACGCTGCGCGAGCTGCGCGAAGCGCTGCCCGATCAGGCCGGCGAAAGGGTGCACCGCTTCATCGACATGCATGACATCGGTGACGTGCTGGTCAAGGCCGGTTTTTCAGACCCGGTCATGGACATGGAGATGCTGACCCTGACCTACAACGATGTCGACGGCCTGCTCAGCGATCTGCGCGCCAGCGGCGGCAACAACGCTGCCAGCTCACGCCCGCGCGGCCTCAGCGGCCGCGACGGCTGGGCGGCTGCACGGGCGCACTACGAAAAACTCCGTACCGAAGGGCGCCTGCCGGCCACCTTCGAGGTCATTCAGGGGCACGCATGGAAAGCCCCTGCAAAAAACACCGAGGACGGCAGGGCTGTGATCCAGTTCCGTCCGCGGCAGACCGACAGTTCGTCGAGCTGA
- the secB gene encoding protein-export chaperone SecB: MTENAQPVFSIEKVYVKDLSLEVPNAPQIFLERDTPQINVQLRTDGNAVDEGLYEVVLTVTVAAKIGEDRSVFLVEVAQAGVFQIRNIPEGDLEPVMMIGCPNILFPYAREAVSDAVTRAGFQPVLLAPVNFEALYQSRQQQQAPAGEVPVQ, translated from the coding sequence ATGACCGAAAACGCGCAACCCGTCTTCTCCATCGAAAAAGTCTACGTCAAGGACCTCTCCCTCGAGGTGCCCAACGCACCGCAGATCTTCCTTGAGCGCGACACGCCCCAGATCAACGTTCAACTTCGCACCGATGGCAATGCAGTCGACGAAGGGCTGTACGAAGTCGTTCTGACCGTGACCGTTGCGGCAAAGATCGGTGAAGACCGTTCGGTATTCCTCGTCGAGGTTGCTCAGGCCGGCGTATTCCAGATCCGCAATATCCCGGAAGGCGATCTCGAGCCCGTCATGATGATCGGCTGCCCGAACATCCTCTTCCCGTACGCCCGCGAAGCCGTCTCCGACGCGGTCACCCGTGCAGGCTTCCAGCCCGTGCTGCTGGCACCGGTCAACTTCGAAGCACTGTACCAGTCCCGTCAGCAGCAACAGGCTCCGGCTGGCGAAGTGCCGGTTCAGTAA